Proteins from one Gilliamella sp. ESL0443 genomic window:
- the rpsO gene encoding 30S ribosomal protein S15, whose product MSLTVEAKAKIVAEYGRGTNDTGSTEVQVALLTARINDLQGHFSEHKKDHHSRRGLLRMVSSRRKLLDYLRRTDFDRYNQLIQKLGLRR is encoded by the coding sequence ATGTCTCTAACTGTAGAAGCAAAAGCGAAAATCGTTGCTGAATATGGTCGTGGTACTAACGACACTGGTTCAACTGAAGTTCAAGTCGCTCTTTTAACTGCGCGTATTAATGATTTACAAGGTCATTTTTCTGAGCATAAGAAAGATCACCATAGCCGTCGTGGTTTATTACGTATGGTTTCTAGCCGTCGTAAATTATTAGATTATTTACGTCGTACAGACTTTGACCGTTATAACCAGTTGATTCAAAAACTAGGTTTACGTCGCTAA
- the pnp gene encoding polyribonucleotide nucleotidyltransferase produces MFNPTYQKFQYGRHTVTLETGIMARQATAAVMVNMDDTAVFVTVVANKKVKEGQDFFPLTVNYQERTYAAGRIPGGFFKREGRPSEGETLIARLIDRPLRPLFPEGFVNEIQIIATVVSVNPDVSPDLVAMIGASAALCLSGVPFHGPIGAARVGFINDEFVLNPSVKELASSRLDLVVAGTKSAVLMVESEADLLTEDQMLAAVVFGHDQQQVVIDNINEFVAKANCEKWDWVAPAKNEELFNAVSELAKARLGEAYRITEKQARYAQIDLIKEEVLAVLKEKDEELDENEVINIIVDLESQIVRQRVIAGEPRIDGREKDMIRALDIRTNVLPRTHGSALFTRGETQALVTATLGTERDAQIIDELTGEYTERFLLHYNFPPYSVGETGMVGSPKRREIGHGRLAKRGVAAVMPSKEEFPYTVRVVSEITESNGSSSMASVCGASLALMDAGVPIKSSVAGIAMGLVKEGDNFVVLSDILGDEDHLGDMDFKVAGTREGVSALQMDIKIEGITKEIMQVALNQAKGARLHILGVMEQAINKPRQEISEFAPRIYTMNVNPDKIRDIIGKGGATIRALTEETGTTIEITDDGTVKIAATDGNKAKDAIERINNLVADVEIGKIYTGKVTRIVDFGAFVSIIGGKEGLVHVSQIADHRVEKVADYLKVGQEVNVKVLEIDRQGRIRLSMKDAVEPNSDVEPAAE; encoded by the coding sequence TTGTTTAATCCGACATATCAAAAATTTCAATATGGTCGTCATACAGTTACATTAGAAACGGGTATTATGGCGCGTCAAGCAACAGCTGCGGTTATGGTCAATATGGACGATACTGCGGTTTTTGTGACTGTAGTAGCTAATAAGAAAGTGAAAGAAGGGCAAGACTTCTTTCCTTTAACCGTTAACTATCAAGAACGTACTTATGCAGCAGGCCGTATTCCAGGTGGTTTCTTTAAACGAGAAGGTCGTCCGAGCGAAGGCGAAACGTTAATTGCTCGTTTAATTGACCGTCCACTTCGTCCTTTATTCCCAGAGGGTTTTGTTAATGAGATTCAAATCATTGCAACTGTGGTGTCTGTAAATCCAGATGTTAGCCCTGATTTGGTTGCGATGATTGGTGCATCGGCTGCGCTTTGTTTATCTGGCGTACCGTTCCATGGTCCAATTGGTGCAGCACGTGTTGGTTTTATCAATGATGAGTTTGTGCTAAATCCATCAGTTAAAGAGCTAGCATCAAGCCGTTTAGATTTGGTTGTTGCAGGTACCAAAAGTGCCGTGTTAATGGTTGAATCAGAAGCTGATTTGTTAACTGAAGATCAGATGTTAGCTGCGGTGGTTTTTGGTCATGATCAACAACAAGTTGTTATTGATAATATTAATGAGTTTGTAGCGAAAGCGAACTGTGAAAAATGGGATTGGGTTGCACCAGCTAAAAATGAAGAGCTGTTTAATGCCGTATCTGAGTTAGCTAAAGCTCGTTTAGGTGAAGCTTATCGTATCACTGAAAAACAAGCTCGTTATGCACAAATCGATTTGATCAAAGAAGAAGTGTTAGCGGTACTTAAAGAGAAAGACGAAGAGCTTGATGAAAACGAAGTTATCAATATTATTGTTGATTTAGAAAGTCAAATCGTTCGTCAACGTGTTATTGCTGGTGAGCCACGTATTGATGGTCGCGAAAAAGATATGATTCGTGCGCTTGATATTCGTACCAATGTATTGCCAAGAACGCATGGCAGTGCTTTATTTACACGTGGTGAAACTCAAGCACTAGTGACAGCAACTTTGGGGACTGAACGTGACGCTCAGATTATTGATGAGTTAACTGGTGAGTATACTGAGCGATTCTTATTACACTACAACTTCCCTCCATACTCAGTAGGTGAAACTGGCATGGTTGGTTCGCCAAAACGTCGTGAAATTGGTCATGGTCGTTTAGCTAAGCGTGGTGTTGCTGCTGTAATGCCAAGTAAAGAAGAGTTCCCATATACTGTTCGTGTGGTTTCAGAGATTACTGAATCTAATGGTTCTTCTTCAATGGCTTCAGTTTGTGGTGCTTCATTAGCGCTCATGGATGCAGGTGTGCCAATTAAGTCTTCTGTTGCAGGTATCGCAATGGGGCTTGTGAAAGAAGGCGATAACTTTGTGGTGTTATCTGATATTTTAGGTGATGAAGATCATCTAGGTGATATGGACTTCAAAGTAGCTGGTACCCGTGAAGGTGTGAGTGCACTTCAAATGGATATCAAAATTGAAGGTATCACTAAAGAAATTATGCAAGTTGCATTAAATCAAGCTAAAGGTGCTCGTTTGCATATTTTAGGGGTGATGGAACAAGCAATTAATAAACCTCGTCAGGAAATTTCTGAATTTGCTCCTCGTATCTATACGATGAATGTTAATCCAGATAAAATACGCGATATTATCGGTAAAGGTGGTGCTACGATTCGTGCACTAACTGAAGAGACTGGTACTACCATTGAAATTACTGATGATGGTACAGTTAAAATTGCGGCAACTGATGGCAATAAGGCTAAAGATGCAATCGAACGTATTAATAATTTAGTTGCTGATGTTGAAATTGGTAAAATCTATACTGGTAAGGTAACCCGTATTGTTGATTTCGGTGCTTTTGTATCAATTATTGGTGGTAAAGAGGGACTTGTTCATGTTTCTCAAATTGCTGATCACCGTGTTGAGAAAGTTGCAGACTACTTGAAAGTAGGTCAAGAAGTGAATGTTAAAGTACTTGAAATTGATCGCCAAGGTCGAATTCGTTTAAGTATGAAAGATGCTGTTGAGCCGAATTCTGATGTTGAGCCAGCAGCTGAATAA
- the prmB gene encoding 50S ribosomal protein L3 N(5)-glutamine methyltransferase, translating to MENLRTVQDYIRWTTSQLSQSDIFLGHGTDNPIDEAKQLILATLGLSLFIPPEFYASNLTSDEKQQLNAIINKRITDRLPTPYLTNQAWFCGHCFYVDERVLIPRSPIGELINNQFKDLIISQPKKILDLCTGSGCIGIACAYAFPEAQVDITDISLEALDVAQTNIEMHDMQYQVTPILSDLFNGLPDNKYDLIVTNPPYVDDEDMNDLPDEFLYEPKLALEAGLDGLDLVKRILHDASNYLTPEGLLICEVGNSWVSLQEQYPDVPFNWITFEHGGLGVFSLTYNDLKAYQHYFK from the coding sequence ATGGAAAATTTACGCACCGTTCAGGATTATATACGCTGGACCACGTCACAACTTAGTCAATCAGATATCTTTCTAGGGCATGGAACAGATAATCCTATAGATGAAGCTAAACAACTTATCTTAGCAACGTTAGGCTTATCATTATTTATTCCCCCTGAGTTTTATGCATCAAATCTAACTAGCGATGAAAAACAACAATTAAATGCGATCATCAATAAGCGAATTACTGATCGCTTACCAACACCTTACTTAACCAATCAAGCATGGTTTTGTGGTCACTGCTTTTATGTTGATGAAAGAGTATTAATACCTCGCTCTCCGATAGGCGAATTGATTAACAATCAATTTAAAGACTTAATTATTAGTCAACCAAAGAAAATCTTAGATCTTTGTACCGGTAGTGGCTGTATTGGGATTGCCTGTGCTTATGCCTTCCCTGAGGCGCAAGTTGATATTACCGATATCTCACTTGAAGCTCTTGATGTTGCTCAAACCAATATTGAAATGCACGATATGCAATATCAAGTCACCCCAATTCTATCTGATCTATTTAATGGATTACCTGATAACAAATATGACTTAATCGTCACTAATCCGCCTTATGTCGATGATGAAGACATGAATGATCTTCCAGACGAATTTTTATATGAACCAAAATTGGCGCTTGAAGCTGGGCTTGATGGGTTAGATTTAGTGAAAAGAATTTTACATGATGCAAGTAATTATTTAACACCAGAAGGCTTATTAATTTGCGAAGTCGGCAACAGCTGGGTATCTTTACAAGAACAGTATCCAGACGTACCATTTAACTGGATAACTTTTGAACATGGTGGACTTGGTGTATTTTCACTGACCTATAATGACTTAAAAGCTTATCAACACTATTTTAAATAA
- a CDS encoding TSUP family transporter: MSYELLALLFFIAMLAGFIDSIAGGGGLLTVPALLAVGLPPASALATNKLQSTGGSFSASLYFIRERMVDLKQQKFAITCAFIGSALGTLSVMHIQADFLKLLLPILTISVGLYFLLSPTIGENDRKSRLTIIQFALLPALAIGFYDGFFGPGAGSFYALAYITLAGFNLTKATAHTKVLNFTSNLAGLIFFIVGGEVVWSIGLVMLVGQFIGARLGAKMVIAKGRKLIRPMLITVSTIMSIKLIYENFF; this comes from the coding sequence ATGAGTTACGAATTACTGGCTTTACTTTTTTTTATAGCCATGTTGGCTGGTTTTATTGATTCTATCGCTGGTGGCGGTGGGCTATTAACGGTACCGGCACTTTTGGCGGTTGGCTTACCGCCAGCCAGCGCTTTAGCCACCAATAAATTACAAAGTACTGGGGGATCTTTCTCTGCCAGCCTTTACTTTATTCGTGAACGCATGGTTGATTTAAAACAGCAAAAATTCGCAATTACCTGTGCCTTTATTGGCTCGGCGCTTGGCACATTATCCGTCATGCATATACAAGCTGACTTCTTAAAATTACTCTTACCGATCTTAACTATTAGTGTTGGGCTCTATTTCTTACTCTCCCCGACCATTGGGGAAAATGACCGTAAAAGTCGTCTAACCATAATCCAATTCGCCTTATTACCAGCATTAGCTATCGGATTTTATGACGGTTTTTTTGGGCCCGGAGCTGGCTCATTTTACGCACTCGCCTATATCACCCTTGCCGGTTTTAATTTAACCAAAGCCACTGCACATACCAAAGTACTCAATTTTACCTCTAACTTAGCGGGCTTAATCTTTTTTATTGTTGGTGGAGAAGTGGTATGGTCAATTGGTCTTGTTATGCTTGTTGGTCAATTTATTGGCGCAAGATTAGGGGCCAAAATGGTTATCGCTAAAGGGCGAAAATTGATAAGACCAATGCTTATTACCGTTTCCACTATTATGAGTATCAAACTCATCTATGAAAACTTCTTTTAG
- a CDS encoding LysR family transcriptional regulator — translation MKLQQLRYILEIARSGSINEAAKNLYITQPSLSTAVKDLEAEFGIEIFVRTSKGVSLSADGVEFLGYAKQVLDQAQLLEQHFSKKEPSKQLCSISTQHYAFAVNAFVNLIKKNHTDEYEFTLRETRTYDIITDVANLRSEVGILYLTDFNQKVILRLLKEHRLTFNPLFEADPHVFISTHHPLAAMKSLTLEDLEDFPYLSFEQGEYNSFYFSEEILSTVYHKKSIHVSDRATLFNLLHGLNGYTISTGVLSTDLNGSDILSIPLAVDEKILIGWITSQKAQLSLSAQNYIEALKKLIQEEYGFKLK, via the coding sequence ATGAAACTTCAACAATTACGTTACATTTTAGAAATAGCTCGCTCAGGCTCGATTAATGAGGCTGCTAAGAATCTTTATATTACTCAGCCTAGTCTTTCTACTGCGGTTAAGGATTTGGAAGCCGAATTCGGTATCGAGATTTTTGTAAGAACATCAAAAGGGGTTTCACTTTCGGCTGATGGTGTGGAATTTTTGGGGTATGCTAAGCAGGTTTTAGATCAAGCTCAATTGTTGGAGCAACATTTTTCAAAAAAAGAACCCTCTAAGCAGTTATGCAGTATTTCAACGCAACATTATGCGTTTGCAGTTAATGCGTTTGTTAATTTAATCAAGAAGAATCATACAGATGAATATGAGTTTACCTTACGTGAAACGCGGACTTACGACATTATTACTGATGTTGCCAATTTGCGTAGTGAAGTGGGTATTTTGTATCTGACCGATTTTAATCAAAAGGTTATTTTGCGACTGCTTAAAGAGCATCGTCTTACTTTTAATCCTTTGTTTGAAGCCGATCCTCATGTGTTTATTAGCACCCATCATCCTTTAGCTGCTATGAAGTCGTTGACGCTTGAAGATTTGGAGGATTTTCCATATCTCTCTTTTGAACAGGGTGAATATAACTCTTTTTATTTTTCGGAAGAGATTTTAAGTACCGTCTATCATAAGAAAAGTATTCATGTAAGTGACAGAGCGACGTTGTTTAATTTATTGCATGGGTTAAATGGTTATACAATTAGTACTGGCGTGCTCAGTACTGATTTGAATGGTTCGGATATTTTGTCTATTCCTTTAGCCGTTGATGAGAAGATTTTAATCGGTTGGATAACTTCGCAAAAAGCGCAATTAAGTTTGTCGGCGCAAAATTATATTGAAGCGTTGAAAAAGCTTATCCAAGAAGAATATGGTTTTAAACTTAAATAA
- the aroC gene encoding chorismate synthase, giving the protein MAGNSIGKLFKVTTFGESHGIALGCIVDGVPPGLSLNESDMQHDLDRRRPGSSRYTTQRREADQVKILSGVFEGVTTGTSIGLLIENTDQRSQDYSKIKDIFRPSHADYTYQKKYGIRDYRGGGRSSARETAMRVAAGAIAKKYLHEKLGITIRGYLAQMGDIECQLKDWQQVDQNPFFCPDESKLQALDELLRKLKKEGDSIGAKVCIVAEHVPVGLGEPVFDKLDADLAHALMSINAVKGVEIGDGFATVNKRGSENRDEITPEGFLSNHAGGILGGISSGQTILASIALKPTPSIEIAGQSINVYGDSVEVSTHGRHDPCVGIRAVPIAEAMVAIVLMDHYLRHRAQCSDVK; this is encoded by the coding sequence ATGGCAGGAAATTCAATTGGTAAATTATTTAAAGTCACTACCTTTGGTGAATCACATGGCATTGCATTAGGATGCATTGTCGATGGTGTACCACCAGGACTGAGTTTAAACGAATCCGATATGCAACATGACCTTGATCGTCGTCGCCCAGGATCATCTCGCTACACAACTCAGCGTCGCGAAGCGGATCAAGTAAAAATTCTTTCAGGTGTATTTGAAGGGGTAACTACAGGAACCAGCATTGGATTACTTATTGAAAATACTGACCAACGTTCGCAAGATTATAGCAAAATAAAAGATATCTTCAGACCTAGTCATGCTGACTACACCTACCAAAAAAAATACGGAATTCGTGATTATCGTGGTGGCGGTCGATCATCAGCTCGTGAAACCGCCATGCGAGTTGCTGCAGGTGCTATTGCTAAAAAATATTTACATGAAAAACTGGGTATCACTATTCGCGGCTATTTAGCTCAAATGGGTGATATCGAGTGCCAACTAAAAGATTGGCAACAAGTAGACCAAAATCCTTTCTTTTGCCCTGATGAAAGCAAATTGCAAGCTCTTGATGAATTACTAAGAAAACTAAAAAAAGAGGGTGATTCTATCGGTGCTAAAGTTTGTATAGTGGCTGAGCATGTGCCAGTAGGGTTAGGAGAACCAGTCTTTGACAAACTCGACGCCGATCTTGCCCATGCCCTAATGAGCATCAATGCCGTCAAAGGCGTTGAAATAGGCGACGGATTTGCTACTGTCAACAAACGCGGAAGTGAAAATCGTGATGAAATTACCCCTGAAGGTTTTTTATCTAATCATGCTGGCGGTATTTTAGGCGGTATTAGCTCCGGGCAAACCATTTTGGCAAGTATTGCTTTAAAACCTACGCCAAGTATTGAAATTGCCGGGCAGTCGATTAATGTTTATGGTGATAGCGTTGAAGTATCGACGCATGGTCGACATGATCCTTGTGTGGGGATCCGAGCAGTACCAATTGCTGAAGCAATGGTTGCAATTGTTTTAATGGATCATTATCTTCGACATCGAGCACAATGTAGTGATGTAAAATAA
- the prc gene encoding carboxy terminal-processing peptidase — protein sequence MNKLLKGFVKFGLILCIISTTAQAKTPATEQIPVLKQDEVHQVVAKRVTNFFTQSHYRDFSLDGAFSAKIFDRYFKLLDGNKTIFLQDDVNKFRNYQEQLGQELRDGDLKTAYDIYNLFLQKRYNRYQYALEVLQRPMDFSAKDEINFKREDLAWATNEKELDDYWEKRVKYDELNLALTGKNETQIREVLTKRYKRVLKTIEQSNNEDCFQVFMNAFAREIDPHTSYLAPRKKRDFDSEMSLSFEGIGATLSQQDDYTVIMSFVTGGPAEKSKLLTVGDKIIGVGQSNSPIEDVIGWRLEDIVDKIRGPKNTIVKLEILPAGNNSKPKIIELKRDKIHFEDREAKLKVINNSRGKVGIIEIPSFYIGLSKKVQSLLMEANSEKLQGLVIDLRNNGGGSLAEVIELTGLFIDNGPVVQVRDNLQKITTYDDKNKGIDYSGPIVVMINRYSASASEIFSAAMQDYGRAVIVGETTYGKGTVQTSRGISYPVDARLHPSWPELGGAQYTVQKFYRINGGSTQLKGVDPDIEMTKSQYVDETGERFLDNAMPWDKIPSADYLTVANIKPLLANLKSQHEARIDKNPEFNYIEEDIKEFNSKKNDNLTVSLNKNERETEQKTKEERDLKRMNERLNRAGLAPIKNLKELPKDYKQPDPFLDESVEILFDLIPNYPSIEESKNLGGFLSLDKPIE from the coding sequence ATGAATAAGTTACTGAAAGGTTTTGTTAAATTCGGTCTCATTTTATGTATTATTAGTACAACGGCTCAGGCCAAAACTCCTGCAACGGAACAAATTCCAGTTTTAAAACAAGATGAAGTACATCAAGTTGTCGCCAAACGAGTAACTAATTTCTTTACTCAATCACATTATCGTGATTTTTCCTTAGATGGTGCATTTTCAGCTAAAATTTTCGATCGCTATTTCAAATTATTAGATGGTAATAAAACTATCTTTCTTCAAGATGATGTAAACAAATTCCGTAATTACCAAGAACAATTAGGTCAAGAATTAAGAGATGGCGATCTAAAAACAGCTTACGATATCTACAACCTTTTTTTACAAAAACGCTACAACCGATATCAATATGCGCTTGAAGTATTGCAACGTCCAATGGACTTTAGCGCTAAAGACGAAATTAATTTTAAGCGTGAAGACCTAGCATGGGCAACTAATGAAAAAGAACTTGATGACTATTGGGAAAAACGCGTTAAATATGACGAGCTAAATTTAGCATTAACGGGTAAAAACGAGACTCAGATTCGTGAAGTATTAACTAAACGATATAAACGCGTATTAAAAACTATTGAACAATCTAATAATGAAGATTGTTTCCAAGTCTTTATGAATGCATTTGCACGCGAAATTGACCCTCATACTAGCTATTTAGCGCCGCGTAAAAAACGGGATTTTGATTCTGAAATGAGTTTATCTTTCGAAGGAATCGGTGCCACACTTAGTCAACAAGATGATTATACCGTAATCATGTCATTTGTAACAGGCGGCCCAGCCGAAAAAAGTAAATTATTAACAGTTGGCGATAAAATTATCGGGGTAGGGCAAAGCAATTCTCCTATAGAAGATGTAATCGGTTGGCGATTAGAGGATATTGTTGACAAAATACGCGGTCCTAAAAACACCATAGTAAAATTAGAAATTTTACCAGCGGGCAACAACAGCAAACCTAAAATCATTGAACTTAAACGTGACAAAATTCATTTTGAAGATCGAGAAGCAAAATTAAAAGTTATCAATAATAGCCGAGGCAAAGTCGGTATTATTGAAATACCAAGCTTTTATATTGGGTTAAGCAAAAAGGTTCAATCATTATTAATGGAAGCTAACAGCGAAAAATTACAAGGCCTAGTTATTGATTTGCGCAATAATGGCGGTGGTTCATTAGCTGAAGTTATTGAGTTAACAGGCTTATTTATTGACAATGGTCCAGTCGTACAAGTACGTGATAATCTTCAAAAAATCACGACTTATGATGACAAAAATAAAGGTATTGACTACAGTGGTCCAATTGTTGTGATGATTAACCGTTATAGTGCTTCAGCATCAGAAATTTTCTCAGCAGCGATGCAAGATTATGGTCGGGCAGTAATTGTTGGTGAAACCACCTATGGCAAGGGAACAGTACAAACTTCACGAGGTATCTCATACCCAGTTGATGCTCGTTTACACCCAAGCTGGCCTGAACTTGGTGGTGCTCAATATACTGTCCAAAAATTCTATCGTATTAATGGTGGCAGTACCCAATTAAAGGGTGTTGATCCTGATATTGAAATGACCAAAAGCCAATATGTTGATGAAACTGGTGAACGATTCTTAGATAATGCTATGCCATGGGATAAAATTCCTTCTGCAGACTATTTAACTGTAGCAAACATCAAACCACTATTAGCAAACTTAAAATCGCAACATGAAGCTCGAATTGATAAAAACCCAGAATTCAACTATATCGAAGAAGACATTAAAGAATTTAATAGCAAAAAAAATGACAATCTCACTGTCTCATTAAATAAAAATGAACGTGAAACAGAGCAAAAAACTAAAGAAGAGCGAGACCTTAAGCGTATGAATGAACGCTTAAACCGTGCAGGTCTAGCACCTATTAAAAATTTAAAGGAACTCCCTAAAGATTATAAACAGCCAGATCCATTCTTAGATGAATCGGTAGAGATCTTGTTTGACTTAATACCTAATTATCCAAGTATTGAAGAAAGCAAAAACTTAGGTGGATTTTTATCTTTAGATAAACCAATTGAATAG
- the nlpI gene encoding lipoprotein NlpI, with translation MRLFNLRMLCCILAVIILSGCSNSQPLLVAPEQVTYDDELKIAQISQQLSSRDLDTPSRMQLIFERGIIYDSLGFKAFAQSDFNHLLSFNPEIPDVYNFLGTYALRDGDFDNAMMAFNTTLELDSSYAYAYFNRAVTLYRTGHYQAAKLDAEKFYKYDVNEPIRILWLYLIEKEIDKQAALTQLQKRYDLINDKSSYGSNIIAFYLGKISESKLMQNLQQGVENDRQLAERLCEAYFYLGKYYQSKGNSERAKMLFKYALANNIYNFVEHQQALYEIKLLDEK, from the coding sequence ATGAGATTATTCAACCTGAGGATGTTGTGCTGTATTCTTGCAGTCATTATTTTGTCAGGTTGTTCAAATTCTCAGCCGTTACTTGTTGCTCCTGAGCAAGTTACCTATGACGATGAATTGAAAATAGCGCAAATTAGTCAGCAGTTATCAAGTCGCGATCTTGATACCCCATCTAGGATGCAGCTTATTTTTGAACGAGGAATTATTTACGATTCATTAGGTTTTAAAGCATTTGCACAAAGTGATTTTAACCATCTTTTAAGCTTTAACCCAGAAATTCCAGATGTATATAATTTTCTGGGTACTTATGCGTTAAGAGACGGTGATTTCGATAATGCGATGATGGCGTTTAATACAACATTAGAGCTGGATTCATCTTATGCTTATGCCTATTTCAATCGTGCAGTAACTCTGTATCGTACAGGGCATTATCAAGCTGCAAAGCTTGATGCAGAAAAATTTTATAAATATGATGTCAATGAGCCTATTCGGATTTTATGGCTTTATTTGATTGAAAAAGAAATAGATAAACAAGCTGCCTTAACTCAGCTACAAAAACGTTACGATCTTATTAACGATAAATCGAGTTATGGCAGTAATATCATTGCATTTTATTTAGGTAAGATAAGCGAATCTAAATTAATGCAAAACCTTCAACAAGGTGTTGAAAATGATCGGCAATTAGCCGAGCGCCTTTGTGAAGCTTACTTTTATTTAGGTAAGTATTACCAGAGTAAAGGTAACAGTGAGCGTGCCAAAATGTTATTTAAATATGCTTTAGCAAATAATATTTATAACTTTGTTGAACATCAACAGGCGCTCTATGAAATTAAGTTACTTGACGAAAAGTAA
- a CDS encoding YnhF family membrane protein, which translates to MCTDLKYALVATVLILSIIAAFGVVVCMN; encoded by the coding sequence ATGTGTACTGACTTAAAATATGCTTTAGTTGCAACCGTATTAATTTTATCCATTATTGCAGCTTTTGGCGTTGTTGTTTGCATGAATTAA